The Triticum dicoccoides isolate Atlit2015 ecotype Zavitan chromosome 6A, WEW_v2.0, whole genome shotgun sequence genome has a window encoding:
- the LOC119317722 gene encoding rhamnogalacturonan I rhamnosyltransferase 1-like: MGCKAAAAMGLKAGGAGKLRLPSVVAAVARSRMMKLWVLRATTTVLLWTCLVQLTAVGETWGPRVLMGWPSCRTARLAMTEPVAEKAVLPPRRIYRNNGYLMVSCNGGLNQMRAAICDMVAIARYLNVTLIVPELDKTSFWNDPSEFQDIFDVEHFITSLRGEVRILRELPPRMKQRVEVGMFHSMPPISWSDISYYHNQILPLIQKHKVLHLNRTDARLANNGLPLDIQKLRCRVNYGSLKFTPQIEELGRRVIRILRKNGPFLVLHLRYEMDMLAFSGCTEGCTREEADELTRMRYAYPWWKEKVIDSYVKRKDGFCPLTPEEIALVLRALKVDRSMQIYIAAGEIYGGKRRMASLTSAYPNVVRKETLLEPSDLRFFQNHSSQMAALDYLVSLESDIFVPTYDGNMAKVVEGHRRFMGFKKTILLDRKIIVDLVDRYKSGSLPWDEFSKLIKSVHANRMGSASRRTVIPDKPKEEDYFYANPQECLRDPDLLRAS, encoded by the exons ATGGGGTGCAAGGCGGCGGCGGCAATGGGCCTCAAGGCGGGCGGGGCGGGCAAGCTGAGACTCCCGTCTGTGGTGGCCGCGGTGGCGCGGTCGCGGATGATGAAGCTGTGGGTGctccgcgccaccaccacagtgcTGCTCTGGACCTGCCTCGTCCAGCTCACGGCCGTCGGGGAGACGTGGGGCCCGCGCGTCCTCATGGGCTGGCCGTCGTGCCGGACGGCGCGGCTCGCCATGACGGAGCCCGTGGCGGAGAAGGCCGTCTTGCCGCCAAGGA GAATTTATAGGAACAATGGCTATCTGATGGTTTCATGCAATGGCGGGCTTAACCAAATGCGAGCAGCT ATATGTGACATGGTTGCCATTGCAAGATACTTGAATGTGACTCTGATAGTTCCCGAGTTGGATAAGACATCATTTTGGAATGACCCAAG TGAGTTTCAGGATATATTCGACGTTGAACATTTCATAACTTCTCTGAGAGGCGAGGTTCGTATACTTAGAGAATTGCCTCCAAGAATGAAGCAAAGAGTGGAAGTGGGGATGTTTCACTCAATGCCACCTATTAGTTGGTCAGATATCTCCTATTACCATAATCAG ATACTTCCTTTGATTCAGAAACACAAGGTTCTCCATCTAAACCGAACTGATGCTAGGCTTGCCAATAATGGTTTGCCCCTGGATATCCAGAAGTTGCGTTGCCGAGTTAACTATGGTTCACTGAAGTTCACACCCCAAATTGAAGAGTTGGGTAGACGAGTGATTCGAATTCTCCGCAAAAATGGCCCTTTCTTGGTCCTTCATTTACGATATGAAATGGATATGCTGGCGTTCTCTGGCTGTACTGAAGGTTGCACGCGTGAGGAGGCAGATGAGCTCACCAGGATGAG ATATGCTTACCCCTGGTGGAAAGAGAAAGTCATTGACTCTTATGTGAAAAGAAAAGATGGCTTTTGCCCATTAACACCTGAGGAGATTGCTCTTGTCCTCAGAGCAttgaaggttgacagaagtatgcaGATATACATTGCGGCTGGAGAAATATATGGCGGCAAACGCAGAATGGCTTCTCTTACTTCAGCGTATCCCAACGTG GTGAGAAAGGAGACGCTCTTGGAACCGTCTGATCTCAGGTTCTTTCAGAACCATTCATCACAGATGGCCGCACTCGATTACTTGGTGTCACTGGAAAGCGACATATTTGTTCCAACATATGATGGGAACATGGCTAAAGTTGTCGAGGGGCATCGCAG GTTCATGGGATTCAAGAAAACAATCTTATTGGACCGAAAAATTATCGTTGATCTGGTCGATCGGTATAAGAGCGGCTCATTGCCGTGGGATGAGTTCTCTAAATTAATCAAGTCCGTCCATGCAAACCGGATGGGATCAGCTTCGAGAAGGACGGTGATTCCTGACAAGCCCAAGGAAGAGGACTACTTCTATGCTAACCCTCAGGAGTGTTTGCGCGATCCCGACCTTCTCCGGGCCTCGTGA